One window of Branchiostoma lanceolatum isolate klBraLanc5 chromosome 8, klBraLanc5.hap2, whole genome shotgun sequence genomic DNA carries:
- the LOC136439750 gene encoding aminoacyl tRNA synthase complex-interacting multifunctional protein 2-like yields MSGIPMYKATPYYKLDDLNNIELPKCMYKMKNVHKEREDGPQSVQRGGSSGSQALDALEQRQENILRELDALQAEVAAMMQHLPASVKQQGSATASGATCGQAQLEGPVRDIVINASPSSPPLSLFILYELLKQQFRCFGSVHVHSSVENVPEGLCKCLGNGIRSDLRNRTDFQLAITLIWKDVKPSPQMMMSAAYQTPIHGESNVARYLGRILQPSYDAQDPVTATEIDTWVDMAGTQVLLGNNKERAASLRSLNSRLGKHDWLVGSGLTLADMVMWSALHQTGQAAGVPANVKRWMQACNDQPAFQSALKLTQS; encoded by the exons ATGAGCGGAATTCCTATGTACAAAGCGACACCGTACTACAAATTAGACGATTTGAACAACATAGAGCTCCCAAAGTGCATGTACAAGATGAAGAATGTGCACAAAGAACGAGAAGACGGCCCGCAAAGTGTCCAGAGAGGG GGCTCTAGCGGCAGCCAAGCACTTGATGCCTTGGAACAGAGGCAGGAGAACATCCTGAGAGAGCTGGACGCCCTGCAGGCAGAAGTAGCTGCGATGATGCAGCACCTGCCAGCATCTGTAAAGCAGCAGGGGTCAGCAACTGCCTCAGGTGCTACTTGCGGACAAGCACAA CTGGAAGGTCCTGTACGAGACATTGTCATCAACGCCAGCCCCAGCTCCCCTCCCCTCTCCCTGTTCATCCTGTACGAGCTACTGAAGCAACAGTTCAGGTGCTTTGGTTCCGTCCATGTCCACTCCTCTGTGGAGAACGTGCCCGAGGGCCTGTGTAAGTGTCTGGGCAACGGCATCAGGAGTGACCTGAGGAACAGAACGGACTTCCAACTGGCCATCACTCTGATTTGGAAAGATG TCAAACCTTCTCCACAAATGATGATGAGTGCTGCATACCAGACCCCTATCCATGGAGAGTCTAACGTAGCAAGATATCTGGGTCGAATCCTCCAGCCTAGCTACGACGCCCAAGATCCCGTCACCGCCACCGAAATCGACACTTGGGTCGACATGGCCGGCACGCAAGTGCTGCTGGGTAACAACAAGGAGAGGGCAGCGTCCCTGAGGTCGTTGAACTCTCGGCTGGGGAAGCACGATTGGTTGGTTGGGAGTGGGTTAACCTTAGCTGACATGGTGATGTGGTCAGCCCTGCACCAGACAGGCCAGGCTGCAGGAGTGCCAGCTAATGTTAAAAGGTGGATGCAGGCTTGTAATGATCAGCCAGCCTTCCAGTCTGCACTGAAGCTTACTCAGTCATAA